The Bradysia coprophila strain Holo2 chromosome II, BU_Bcop_v1, whole genome shotgun sequence genome has a segment encoding these proteins:
- the LOC119071706 gene encoding uncharacterized protein LOC119071706, giving the protein MCRFGRYKLILFSIILHLHHSVYSMDSNNSMPSASNNNTPAMPHLTVSNNTGKADAVQLGEKTLIEVMAMCNASYQIPISYMDEMNVTGSYPDETEKIPMCFMKCYMENVGAITADNTIKMEQAKVHFGTNDDVITSCFKELSEIDNLDQCEYAYFLARCIMMVTLVDNRKSEA; this is encoded by the exons ATGTGCAGATTCGGCAGATAcaaactaattttattttcgataattttgcatttacaTCACAGCGTTTATAGCATGGACTCGAACAATTCGATGCCAAGCGCTTCCAATAATAATACGCCTGCAATGCCACATCTTACCGTTTCGAATAACACTGGAAAGGCAGATGCAGTACAGCTAGGCGAAAAAACGTTGATCGAGGTGATGGCTATGTGCAATGCGAGTTACCAAATACCAATAA GTTATATGGACGAAATGAATGTAACCGGAAGCTACCCGGATGAAACCGAAAAAATACCTATG TGCTTTATGAAGTGCTACATGGAAAATGTTGGGGCTATTACAGCAGATAATACGATTAAAATGGAACAGGCAAAAGTACATTTTGGTACTAATGACGATGTAATAACGAGCTGCTTTAAGGAGCTTAGTGAAATCG atAACTTAGACCAATGCGAATACGCGTATTTTCTAGCGCGTTGCATTATGATGGTCACTTTGGTGGACAATAGAAAATCAGAAGCTTAA